The following are encoded together in the Kribbella sp. CA-293567 genome:
- a CDS encoding cytidine deaminase: MRRAYAPYSGYPVGAAALVDDGRIVAGCNVENASYGLTLCAECGLVSELHASGGGRLVAFTCVDHDEQLLTPCGRCRQLLHEHGGPNLLLESATGSRPLRELLPEAFGPENLED, encoded by the coding sequence ATGCGCCGGGCCTACGCGCCGTACTCCGGATATCCGGTAGGCGCGGCAGCACTGGTGGACGACGGCCGGATCGTGGCCGGCTGCAACGTGGAGAACGCGTCGTACGGGCTGACGTTGTGTGCGGAGTGCGGGCTGGTGTCCGAGCTGCATGCCAGTGGCGGTGGCCGGCTGGTCGCCTTCACCTGCGTGGATCACGACGAGCAACTGCTGACGCCCTGCGGCCGCTGCCGGCAACTGCTGCACGAGCACGGCGGCCCGAACCTGCTGCTCGAGTCCGCCACCGGCAGCCGTCCGTTGCGCGAGCTGCTGCCCGAGGCGTTCGGGCCCGAGAACCTGGAGGATTGA
- a CDS encoding LysR family transcriptional regulator yields the protein MDPEIRHLRAICAIAEAGSVTRAAALLGISQPALTGLLQRFERSLGGQLFERGRTGVRPTALGERALQRARLVLAELDSFAGDLTLSAGTSLRSLRMGTAHMECVGTMVERVQTALDPIEISVQIDASAISLAQALTHHRSDFAVIGMNDDSDVPLAPDVAQRTVLPRLPFFIALSSSHPLAGRPEIDLADLADEAWISPPGADDGSLASLRAACRRAGYSPKVRYEAPSGGGRQLIQTGRAVQLVEPTSLGATGMAIRRLAGDPLRGRLVLAWRRSRITDDQVETTYLAIARAYTDHALRSPTYAPWWAAHPEVHPRTS from the coding sequence ATGGATCCGGAAATCCGCCATCTGCGGGCGATTTGCGCGATCGCCGAGGCCGGTAGCGTGACCAGGGCCGCCGCGCTGCTGGGGATCTCGCAACCAGCTCTGACCGGGCTCCTGCAGCGCTTCGAGCGATCGCTCGGCGGGCAGTTGTTCGAGCGCGGCCGGACCGGCGTCAGACCTACCGCCCTCGGTGAACGCGCGCTGCAACGCGCCCGGTTGGTACTGGCCGAGCTCGACTCGTTCGCCGGTGACCTGACGCTGTCGGCCGGGACGTCGCTGCGGTCGTTGCGGATGGGAACGGCACACATGGAGTGCGTCGGCACGATGGTCGAGCGGGTCCAGACGGCGCTGGACCCGATCGAGATCAGCGTCCAGATCGACGCGTCCGCGATCAGCCTCGCGCAGGCGCTGACCCATCACCGGTCGGATTTCGCGGTGATCGGGATGAACGACGACAGCGACGTACCGCTGGCGCCGGACGTTGCCCAGCGCACGGTTCTGCCCCGGCTGCCGTTCTTCATCGCGTTGTCGTCGAGCCACCCGCTGGCCGGCCGGCCGGAGATCGACCTGGCCGACCTCGCCGACGAGGCCTGGATCAGTCCACCCGGCGCCGACGACGGCTCGCTGGCCTCGCTCCGCGCCGCCTGCCGCCGGGCGGGCTACAGTCCCAAGGTCCGCTACGAGGCGCCCAGCGGCGGTGGCAGGCAACTCATCCAGACCGGCCGCGCCGTACAACTGGTCGAGCCCACGTCACTCGGAGCCACTGGCATGGCGATCCGGCGGCTGGCCGGCGATCCTCTCCGCGGCCGGCTCGTCCTCGCCTGGCGCCGGAGCCGGATCACCGACGACCAGGTCGAGACCACCTATCTCGCCATCGCCAGGGCCTACACCGATCATGCGCTCCGCAGCCCGACGTACGCTCCGTGGTGGGCGGCGCATCCGGAGGTGCACCCTCGGACCAGCTGA
- a CDS encoding thymidine phosphorylase, with protein sequence MSFDAVDVIRTKRDKGELSDGQIDWVIDAYTKGAVADEQMSSLAMAILLNGMNRREIARWTAAMIASGERMDFAELSRPTADKHSTGGVGDKITLPLAPLVAACGVAVPQLSGRGLGHTGGTLDKLESIPGWRAALSNDELMRQLEEVGAVICAAGDGLAPADKKLYALRDVTGTVEAIPLIASSIMSKKIAEGTGALVLDVKVGTGAFMKDLADARELASTMVALGTDAGVKTVALLTDMSTPLGLTAGNALEVRESVEVLAGGGPADVVELTVALAVEMLAAAGVTDIDPAEKLRDGTAMDAWRRMISAQGGDPDAELPVAPEQHVVKAASSGVLSTLDALAVGVAAWRLGAGRARKEDPVSPVAGVELHAKPGDQVTEGQPLLTLHADDASRFDRALESLTDAIAISDSYTPTPLVIDRITA encoded by the coding sequence GTGAGCTTCGACGCGGTAGACGTCATCCGCACCAAGCGGGACAAGGGTGAGCTGAGCGACGGTCAGATCGACTGGGTGATCGACGCCTACACCAAGGGCGCGGTCGCCGACGAGCAGATGTCCTCACTGGCGATGGCGATCCTGCTGAACGGGATGAACCGGCGCGAGATCGCTCGCTGGACCGCGGCGATGATCGCCTCCGGTGAGCGGATGGACTTCGCCGAGCTGTCCCGGCCGACCGCCGACAAGCACTCCACGGGTGGCGTCGGCGACAAGATCACGTTGCCGTTGGCCCCTTTGGTGGCGGCGTGCGGGGTCGCCGTACCGCAGCTGTCGGGGCGCGGCCTCGGCCACACCGGCGGGACGCTGGACAAGCTCGAGTCGATCCCCGGCTGGCGGGCGGCGCTGTCGAACGACGAGCTGATGCGGCAGCTCGAAGAGGTCGGCGCGGTGATCTGTGCGGCCGGTGACGGCCTCGCGCCGGCCGACAAGAAGCTCTACGCGCTGCGGGACGTGACCGGCACGGTGGAGGCGATCCCGTTGATCGCCAGCTCGATCATGAGCAAGAAGATCGCCGAGGGCACCGGCGCGCTGGTGCTGGACGTGAAGGTCGGCACCGGCGCCTTCATGAAGGACCTGGCCGACGCGCGCGAGCTGGCCTCGACGATGGTTGCTCTGGGCACTGATGCCGGGGTGAAGACCGTCGCGCTGCTGACCGACATGTCGACGCCGCTCGGCCTGACCGCCGGAAACGCCTTGGAGGTCAGGGAATCCGTCGAGGTGCTGGCCGGTGGCGGTCCGGCTGACGTGGTCGAACTGACTGTCGCGCTGGCCGTGGAAATGCTGGCCGCGGCCGGCGTCACGGACATCGATCCGGCCGAGAAGCTTCGCGACGGTACGGCCATGGACGCCTGGCGGCGGATGATCTCCGCCCAGGGTGGCGACCCCGATGCCGAGCTTCCGGTCGCTCCCGAACAGCACGTCGTGAAGGCCGCCTCGTCCGGCGTTCTCTCGACCCTCGACGCCCTGGCCGTCGGTGTCGCCGCCTGGCGTCTCGGCGCCGGCCGGGCCCGCAAGGAGGATCCGGTCTCCCCGGTCGCGGGAGTCGAACTGCACGCCAAGCCCGGCGACCAGGTGACGGAGGGCCAGCCGCTGCTCACCCTGCACGCGGACGACGCCTCGCGCTTCGACCGCGCGCTGGAGTCGCTGACCGACGCCATCGCGATCTCCGACTCCTACACGCCGACGCCCTTGGTGATCGACCGCATCACGGCCTGA
- a CDS encoding ABC transporter permease, with protein sequence MSESTKTADTPPTPAGASAPVAIEGPAERTRRLRVGGLMVVFALIGLALAIATNGGKATFQLVSGDLENNLVGVPAQPVAILLGALGLVAAVAYVLRRVPQKYAGWLAAVLGVCFIGAFLCWAAAGKVFPLANQFQGTLNFATPLILGALAGVLCERAGVINIAIEGQFLVGAFTAAVVASTTGSAVAALIAAALTGVLMASLLAVFSIKYLVNQVVLGVVLVVFASGITGYLFDQFLQADAANLNTPDVLAAVKIPLLADIPFFGPILFQQTVLVYLTYIAVAVVTFVLFQTRWGLRVRAVGEHPKAADTVGIKVKRVRYSAVLWAGVLAGLGGAFFTVGYAGSFSKDMTAGNGFIALAALIMGRWHPIGAMVAALFFGFATQLQSQLQIIQTPIPGELLLMAPYLATIIAVAGLVGRVRAPKADGEPYVTE encoded by the coding sequence ATGAGCGAGTCGACCAAGACCGCGGATACTCCGCCGACTCCGGCCGGTGCATCGGCACCGGTGGCGATCGAGGGCCCGGCCGAGCGGACCCGCCGGCTGCGCGTCGGTGGCCTGATGGTGGTCTTCGCGCTGATCGGGCTGGCCCTGGCGATCGCCACCAACGGTGGCAAGGCGACCTTCCAGCTGGTCTCCGGCGACCTGGAGAACAACCTGGTCGGCGTACCGGCCCAGCCGGTCGCCATTCTGCTGGGCGCGCTCGGACTGGTGGCTGCCGTCGCCTACGTGCTGCGCCGGGTGCCGCAGAAGTACGCGGGCTGGCTGGCCGCGGTGCTGGGTGTCTGCTTCATCGGCGCCTTTCTGTGCTGGGCGGCGGCGGGCAAGGTCTTCCCGCTGGCCAACCAGTTCCAGGGCACGCTGAACTTCGCCACTCCGCTGATCCTCGGCGCGCTGGCCGGCGTCCTGTGTGAGCGAGCGGGAGTCATCAACATCGCGATCGAGGGCCAGTTCCTGGTCGGCGCGTTCACGGCGGCGGTCGTCGCCAGCACCACGGGCAGCGCGGTGGCGGCGCTGATCGCCGCGGCTCTGACGGGCGTGCTGATGGCCTCGCTGCTGGCCGTGTTCTCGATCAAGTACCTGGTGAACCAGGTGGTCCTCGGTGTCGTGCTGGTGGTCTTCGCCTCCGGCATCACCGGCTACCTGTTCGACCAGTTCCTGCAGGCCGACGCCGCGAACCTGAACACGCCCGACGTGCTGGCGGCGGTGAAGATCCCGTTGCTGGCCGACATCCCGTTCTTCGGGCCGATCCTGTTCCAGCAGACCGTCCTGGTCTACCTGACCTACATCGCGGTCGCGGTGGTCACCTTCGTGCTGTTCCAGACCCGTTGGGGCCTGCGGGTCCGCGCGGTCGGCGAGCACCCGAAGGCGGCCGACACGGTCGGCATCAAGGTCAAGCGGGTCCGGTACTCCGCCGTGCTGTGGGCGGGTGTGCTGGCCGGCCTCGGCGGCGCCTTCTTCACCGTCGGGTACGCCGGTTCGTTCAGCAAGGACATGACCGCGGGCAACGGCTTCATCGCGCTGGCCGCCCTGATCATGGGCCGCTGGCACCCGATCGGCGCGATGGTGGCGGCGCTGTTCTTCGGCTTCGCCACCCAGTTGCAGTCCCAGCTGCAGATCATCCAGACCCCGATCCCCGGCGAACTGTTGCTGATGGCCCCTTATCTGGCGACCATCATCGCGGTGGCCGGTCTGGTCGGCCGGGTGCGCGCTCCGAAGGCGGACGGTGAGCCCTACGTCACCGAATGA
- a CDS encoding M9 family metallopeptidase: protein MTSPRLQRLRLFRRQASVLSLAAVIALTGLTLAAGPGQASTDVNRPGTTIPTGSGPTGPSPASDDPTHVTDAKLPASERKPLPASKRELRRDYDLPDQALAEPRPSMRTTRTTKATAAACNIADFTSRTGRALVDHIKASTTDCVNSLFALTGSDARAAFREAQMVSVANGLRDNGAGYPGNNSTSTAQLTLYLRAGYYVQWYDPATVGTYGPALRTAIQSGLDSFFANARAFEVSDANGETLSEAITLIDSSAQNARYLSVVKRMLTSYDNSYNTSWWMVNAVNNVYTVLFRGHQVPEFVSAVQRDPSVIDTLYGFASSHKDLLSGDQSYLTSNAGRELSRFLQYSALQPKVRPLVKALLAQTSLTGPTAPLWVGVAEITDYYDKANCAYYDLCNLQARLAAEVLPINHTCSSTLRIRAQEMTASQLSSSCSSLANQDAYFHGIVADSGPVANDRNTSLEVVVYNSSTDYQTYAGAMWGIDTNNGGMYLEGDPSATGNQARFIAYEAEWLRPAFAIWNLNHEYTHYLDGRFNMYGDFGANVSTPTIWWIEGFAEYVSYSYRNETYTAAITEAARRTYALSTLFGTTYSHDTTRVYRWGYLAVRYMLQSHRGDMTTVLNHYRSGNWNAAASHLRSTIGNRYDADWYSWLSACAAGNCGSDGGTSLPECSASDRRVLAKNCQRSNRGATTGNYDYLFIQVPAGTAQLKITTAGGTGNCDLYFNKSTWATTTAYNQRSTAAGNTESVTVTNPPAGYNYISLYGAAACSGVTISTRY from the coding sequence ATGACATCTCCAAGACTCCAACGACTACGGCTGTTCCGGCGCCAGGCCTCGGTACTTTCCCTGGCCGCCGTCATCGCCCTGACCGGACTCACCCTCGCCGCCGGCCCAGGCCAAGCGTCCACCGACGTGAACCGGCCCGGAACCACGATCCCCACCGGATCCGGCCCCACCGGGCCCTCACCGGCGAGCGACGATCCGACCCACGTGACCGACGCCAAGTTGCCGGCCAGCGAACGCAAGCCACTTCCCGCCTCGAAGCGGGAACTACGCCGTGACTACGACCTCCCCGACCAGGCACTCGCCGAACCACGGCCTTCGATGCGAACCACCAGGACCACCAAAGCCACAGCGGCGGCCTGCAACATCGCGGACTTCACCAGCCGGACCGGCCGCGCTCTGGTCGACCACATCAAGGCATCGACCACGGACTGCGTGAACTCCCTGTTCGCCCTCACCGGGTCGGACGCGCGCGCCGCCTTCCGCGAGGCCCAGATGGTCAGCGTCGCCAACGGCCTGCGGGACAACGGCGCCGGCTACCCGGGCAACAACTCGACCAGTACCGCGCAACTGACGTTGTACCTGCGAGCCGGGTACTACGTGCAGTGGTACGACCCCGCCACGGTCGGCACCTACGGCCCAGCGTTGCGTACTGCGATCCAGTCCGGCCTCGACAGCTTCTTCGCCAACGCCCGCGCCTTCGAGGTCAGCGACGCCAACGGAGAGACCCTCTCCGAGGCGATCACCCTGATCGACAGCTCGGCCCAGAACGCCCGCTACCTCTCGGTCGTCAAGCGAATGCTGACCAGCTACGACAACTCGTACAACACGTCCTGGTGGATGGTGAACGCGGTCAACAACGTCTACACCGTGTTGTTCCGCGGTCACCAGGTGCCGGAGTTCGTCTCGGCGGTGCAACGCGATCCGAGTGTGATCGACACCCTGTACGGTTTCGCCTCCAGTCACAAGGATCTGCTGTCCGGCGACCAGAGCTACCTGACCTCGAACGCCGGTCGCGAGCTCAGCCGGTTCCTGCAGTACTCCGCACTGCAACCGAAGGTGCGGCCGCTCGTCAAGGCCCTCCTGGCGCAGACCTCCCTGACAGGTCCGACCGCGCCGCTGTGGGTCGGCGTCGCCGAGATCACCGACTACTACGACAAGGCCAACTGCGCGTACTACGACCTCTGCAATTTGCAGGCCAGGCTGGCTGCCGAAGTACTGCCGATCAACCACACCTGCAGCTCCACCCTGCGCATCCGGGCCCAGGAGATGACCGCGAGCCAGCTGTCGTCGAGCTGCAGCAGCCTGGCGAACCAGGATGCCTATTTCCACGGCATCGTCGCTGACTCCGGTCCGGTCGCGAACGACCGGAACACCAGCCTGGAGGTGGTGGTCTACAACTCCAGCACCGACTACCAGACCTATGCCGGGGCGATGTGGGGCATCGACACCAACAACGGTGGCATGTACCTGGAAGGAGATCCGTCTGCCACCGGCAACCAGGCTCGGTTCATCGCCTACGAGGCCGAGTGGCTGCGCCCGGCGTTCGCGATCTGGAACCTCAACCACGAGTACACCCACTACCTCGACGGCCGCTTCAACATGTACGGCGACTTCGGCGCGAACGTCTCCACCCCGACCATCTGGTGGATCGAGGGCTTCGCCGAGTACGTGTCGTACTCCTACCGCAACGAGACCTACACCGCCGCGATCACCGAAGCAGCTCGCCGTACCTACGCGCTCAGCACGCTCTTCGGCACCACCTACAGCCACGACACCACCCGCGTCTACCGCTGGGGCTACCTGGCCGTGCGCTACATGCTCCAGTCGCACCGCGGCGACATGACCACCGTCCTCAACCACTACCGATCAGGCAACTGGAACGCCGCCGCGAGCCACCTTCGATCCACGATCGGCAACCGGTACGACGCCGACTGGTACAGCTGGCTGTCCGCCTGCGCGGCCGGCAACTGTGGGAGCGACGGCGGAACGAGCCTGCCGGAGTGCAGCGCGTCCGACCGCCGCGTCCTGGCCAAGAACTGCCAACGCAGCAACAGAGGCGCGACCACCGGCAACTACGACTACCTCTTCATCCAGGTGCCGGCCGGCACAGCCCAGCTGAAGATCACGACCGCCGGCGGGACCGGCAACTGCGACCTGTACTTCAACAAGAGCACCTGGGCCACCACCACCGCCTACAACCAGCGGTCGACCGCTGCCGGCAACACCGAATCGGTCACCGTCACCAACCCGCCCGCGGGCTACAACTACATCAGCCTGTACGGCGCGGCCGCCTGCAGCGGCGTCACCATCAGCACCCGCTACTGA